GATCAGGTGTAGCCCCACAGCCCTCGATAACTGCGCCAGTCGGGCAATGGGCAGCTCAATCTCCTTGCCCGCAGTCATGATCAGGTCGGCGAACTCATCAATGAACAGCACGATGTAAGGTAAAAAGCGGTGCCCGTGATTGGGGTTTAATCTGCGCTCCACGAACTTGGCGTTGTATTCCTTGATGTTTCTGACCTGCGCATCCTTCAGCAAGTCATAGCGGTTGTCCATCTCGATGGTGAGCGAATTCAACGTCCTGATCACTTGCCTGGTGTCGTTCACAATGGCATCTTCGGCATCGGGAAGCTTAGCCAGGTAGTGCCGCTCTATCTTCGAGAACAACGTCAGCTCTACTTTCTTGGGGTCCACCAGCACAAATTTAACATAGGCAGGGTGTTTCTTGAAAAGAATAGATGCCAGGATGGCATTCAATCCAACCGATTTCCCCTGTCCGGTAGCCCCTGCCATCAGCAGGTGAGGCATTTTTGTCAGGTCGGCAATGAAGGTCTCATTGGCAATGGTCTTTCCCAGTCCAATGGGCAACTCATAGGTGGAGTTCTGGAACTTCTCGCTGGCCAGGATGGAACGCATGGAGACGATCTCGGGGTTGCTGTTGGGCACTTCAATGCCTATGGTCCCCCTGCCGGGGATGGGGGCGATGATGCGGATACCCAAAGCCGAGAGGCTCAGGGCAATGTCATCTTCCAGGTTACGGATGCGGGAAATGCGCACCCCGGGCGCCGGGATGATCTCATACAGGGTCACCGTCGGGCCTACCGTGGCCTTGATCCGTTCAATCTGTATGGAGTAGTTGTTCAGCGTCTCAATGATCTTGTTCTTGTTGGCCTCCAGCTCCTGCTTGTTGACGTGGATAGAGCTGCTGCCGTGGTCATCCAGCAGGCTCAGGTCAGGGATCTTGTACTTCGGAAGGTCAAGGGTGGGGTCATACAGCCCCAGATGCGACAGGTCTGGCATATCATTGTCTTCCCCAAACTGGTTGGGGTCGTCAATGGCCTGGTAATTATGCCCTGTGATCTTGCCGTCGCCTTCCACGATCTCAAGGGCAGGCCCATGGTCTGCTGCTGCGGGTCGAGCTTCGTCCACTCCCACGGGCACCATAGGCTCTTTCTCGCCAAAGTCGATTTCTATCGGGAAGTCGTCGGGTTCCTCTTCCTTGGCAAAGGGGTCTTCCTGCGCACTAGAGTCATCATCCGTTCCGGTCGAAATCTCCAGTTCAGGTTCTTCTTCTTTACGGGCAAAAAGCTTGTGGATGAACTGCCCCACGGCTACGAAATTGGGGTCAAAGGCGAGGATCAGGAAGGTGCCCAGCGAAAACAGCAAAAACAGGGCCGTGCCGAAGCCGCCTATGATACCGTTAAGCCATACGTTGGCCTGGTAACCAAAGGTGCCACCCAGTATCAGCCAGGGCCCTGAATGGATGATGGCCCCAAAAAACAAAGAGGTCCAGAGGATGAAAAAGGTGGAATAGCGCAGGGTCTTCCAGCCGGGCAACAGGCTGTGCTCGAACAGCCATCTAAAGCCTGCCACGAATAATATGAGCACGAACAGGAAAGACGAGAGGCCAAACCACTTTTTAATGAACAGGTGCGCAGTGATGGCTCCGAGCCGCCCCATCATATTGTCGGCAAGGATCGTAGTGTCTTTCAGCAGCTCCCAGTTGAACACCCTGCCGTTGAGCAGGTCATCATCGGCCTTCCAGCTGAAAAGATAGGAGATAAACGACAGCAGCAGAAAAAACGAAAGCAGGATGAAAAAAAGACCCACTGTTTTGCGCAGCCGCTTGTTACGCAAAAATTCGCCAAACGATTGCATCGAAAGCTCATTGCCCTCGAGGTCACTCCTCTTTTCCTTTTTCGCCCGGTAAGCGTTCTTCTTAAGTTTCCTGGGTTTATTCTCCATCCGTTGGGGGGAATGTTTTTTTAGACTTGCAAAATTAACAAAAGTATTGTAAAGCTGAAAATATAAGCACCCTCACCTGTGCCATAACTCCATAACGTAAATGGGGGCTGAACATTGGATTCAGGCTGGGAATTTTCCTTTCCATTCATTGGCTTTTTTGCACAAAGGCGAAAACAGCCCGCAAAGGCATCAGGGAAATCGTAAAATGAATGGCAGGCAGGCCTTCTGCTTTGCTTTAATCAGAACCCCAGGGTCTTGAGCATCGACTTATAGCTTTGCTCCTTGGCAAACAACTTGGTGTTGTACTCGCCCTCCTCGTCGCGGTCAATGATCACCAGCTTGGGAGCAGGTATCAGGCAGTGCTGTATGCCCCCGAAGCCTCCAAGGCTCTCCTGGTAAGCACCCGTGTGAAACATCCCGATATACTGTACTACGTCTTCCCTGATCTTGGGAAGGAAGATGGCGTTCGAGTGCAGCTCGGCATTGTAGTAGTCCTGGCTGTCGCAGGTCAGCCCACCCAGGTTCACCCTTTGGTATTCGCTGTCCCAGTTGTTGACGGCCAGCAGGATGAAACGTTGCTTGGCGGCCCAGATGTCGGGAAGGGTGGTCATAAAGCTGCTGTCAATCATATTCCAGTGCTCGCGGTCGTTCTGCTGCTTCTGGTCCAGGATGGAATAGAGGGTTGCCCCGCTTTCACCTACGGTGAAGGCTCCAAATTCCGTAAAGATATTCGGCTCCTGTACCCCGTTCTGATTGCAAATGTTCTTGATCTGCGCCACGATCTCTTCGGTCATGTATTCATAGTCGTATTCAAAGGCCAGTGAGTTCTTTATGGGGAAACCGCCCCCAATGTTCAGGCTGTCCAACTCGGGGCAGATCTTCTTCAGGTCGCAGTAAACGTTCACACACTTCGATAACTCGTTCCAGTAATAGGCATTGTCCTTGATGCCCGTATTGATGAAAAAGTGAAGCATCTTCAGCGTGAAGCGCGGATCCTTTTCAATGTTTGCCCTATAATAAGGCACAATGTCATTATAACGAATTCCCAGGCGGGAGGTATAGAACTCGAACATCGGCTCCTCTTCCGAGGCTATGCGAATGCCCAGCTGAACCCGCTTGTCCTTTTCAATCAGCTCGGAATAGGCCTTGATCTCATTCTTGTTGTCGATCACCGGGATGGTGTTCTCAAAACCATTGTTGATCAACTCACTGATCTTTTGGGTATAGAGTTGCCTTTTGAAGCCGTTGCAAACGATGAATTTATTTCGGTCTATCAGACCCAGGTTGTACAACTCCTCCACAATGTAAATATCGAAAGCCGAAGAAGTTTCCAGATGAATGTCGTTCTTCAGCGCTTCCTCCAGCACAAAACTGAAATGTGAACTTTTGGTACAGTAACAGTAATTATACTCACCCTTATAGTCCACCCTGGCCATCGCCACGTTAAACATACGCTTGGCTTTCTGTATCTGCTGGCTGACCTTGGGCAGGTAACTGATCTTAAGCGGGGTGCCGTATTGCTTGATGATATCCATCAGCGCAATATCGTGAAAATACAGCTCGTTGTCAATCACCTTAAACTCTTCCTGCGGAAACTCGAAGGTTTGTTCTATCAGGTCAATGTATTTGTTCTTCATTTCCTGGTAAACCGGTTTTTAATGAAACGAATAAAGTAAGTGAGTTACTTTTAAAAAGAAAGGCAAATCCAGGTGATTTACTTTTTCAATGAACCCACAAATATAAGAAAATTGATCCTTTATGGAATCATAAAAATCAGGGTGTTTTTTGAAAATTGAAACCTGACTGAAGATTTTTGATTCAGGCATTCAATTACAAACTGTTGTTGTGCAATGGGGGGAGGTGTTCAGGCAAAAGGTATGGCAAAGGAATTATACATACCGCATAGAGGAGCCAGATTTTATTTCGTATTCTCAAATCTGCTTTTCGCGGAATGAAAGCCATCCCAAAAATCCCTGACGTTTTCGTCCCAGTTAAAAAAGAGATCCAGGATGAACCAGATGATAAATCCGGTTAAAACGCCAAACAGAAATTTCCGTATTTCATTTTTCGTAAATCTCTTCATTGCCCAGGGATTATTTTAATGAGAATTATTGAGAGGATTTTGGCAGAAACATTTTTAATGAATATGTATTGGTTCTGACTTATAAATACCCGAAAAAAGTTAAATAATTTGCCTATTTTTTGGCGAAAACCCAAGTTAAATTGGCTTGTTTTCTCTTTTCAAAGATATAGATTTTACGAATCATCAAACGGACTCTTTTTTATTGAGTGATAAGTATTTAAACATGATAATAGATTGCTTTATTGAATTGATTTTTTGGTTCTGTTCTTTTTAACCAATACCCTTACCCAGGCTGCCGGAGGGTTCAGCCTCAATAAAGCAATAAGGTTCCCCTTTGTGACTAATAATTTGGTTATTAAAGCAATAAGGCTAAATCAATAGTTACTGCATTAAACTTTCTCCATAGACAGACATCCCTCCTGACAATCACCCGGAACAATTAAAAAAAGCCGCCGGCTGCTAGGCCCTTTATTTTCTAAAAGTAACTTTATTCTTATTTTTGGGAAATAATAGTATCTTAATAGGTTACTTATTTTAATAACATTTTGGCTTTTTCAGATTTTTTTGAGATCAATTCTAAAACTTGCTCAATTTTCAACTTTGTTTTTTCTAATGTTTCATTTTGATCCTGCATATTCAATTTCATTAACAATAGTCGGAAAAATACCTCAGGATCTTTATGAAACTCATTATTCTGCATACCTGAAAATTCAAAATCCAGATTTGAACCATATAATTGAGATGCTAATTCATTGCTCATAACTGAAGGGCCAGCCACTTCAACAAACTTTCTTGTAAATTCCCTGACCCCACTCTGCGTGTCCGATTCATATTCGGCTTCCATTCCATAATATTCAGACAAAGCCATTCGGAGCGAATCATTGGAAATAAGTTCAATGGTTTCCGCCGAAATCATACCATTAAAAGCGACACTATTTTGCCTGAAAATTTCATATCTTCCCGTTGATTCAATCATCAAAGTCATAAACTCTAAGGCCCGTTCCTCATTGCTCATTTTTGTACCAAGCAGTTCCAAACTTCTGTTTATACAACTATCTTTTTTTTCATTAAAATCCTTGATAAATGCTATACTTTCTAAATCTGAGATTAGGCTTTTCCTTATTTCTTCAATATATGCCGTTTCTTTTTTGGCCTGTATCCTATCGTTATTCCAACTGTTAATTTGAATGGCTATTAATATACCAATAATGACGATTAAGACCTCACCAAAAGCATAAATGATGTATTTGGTCAGCTTGTTTTCTGTTAGCAGTTTTATTCTGGTTTTTCTAAAGAATCTTATCATGACTTTTCATTTTTAATTTAAGCCAACTATTCTGGTAGGTGAAGAGTTGGAGTGGGCGGCTTGCGTTCTTGTCCGCTGCGGCAAAGAGCGAATGTGAGAAAATCCCAACGCGATATACTGATTATCAAATTTTTATATACCATGTTGGCAGCAGTTCTTGTTTTTAATAGTATTTTTCAATTCCACCAAATCCTTTTATCAGCACATTTTCTTTTGTTTTTTCAATGAAATTGTTTAATCGTTTTTCAAACTCTTCAGGTCTTTTCCTTGCACTATCAATGTATGCAATTCTGATTCGTTTATATGGCTCTGAAAAGGTTCGATAGTTCTCCCAAACGATTTTATTTGATTTCAAATTCCTGATAATGTCTTTTGGAAAAACGAATTCTTGTTGAATGATTTTGAAAACTTCATCCTTAATTGAGTGGTATATCAAATTGTTTTCATATAGCCATCTCAGTCGTTCTATGTTCGGTTGTGAGAATGTCGATTTTCTTCTCCTCCTGCAAAATCTTTGAATACTAGTCTCCTCGTTCAATGATTTAACGGTACTATCAATCCATCCGAAACAGAGTGCTTCTTCAACCGCATCATTATACAAGATTCGTTTCTTACCCGTCTTCTTTAGCGGATACTCCAACCAAATATCTTCTTCGGTCTCAAAATTAGTTTCGAGCCACTTCCTCCATTCTTTTCTGTTAATGAAATATTTAGTCGCAATTTCTTTCATTTTTAAATTGCTGTCCGCTCTTTTATAACGATGATTAAATCATACTCATTCATCCATTTCCGGGAACATTAATATTGCTAAATCAAACATAATAATAATTGCATAAATATAGGTAATAGAAATAAGATTTCAAAAAGGTAGAATAATAGGAGTGGTTTTCCCGATAATGGCAGAAATGTTTCTGTGCTTTGAAACTTTCTCACAGATTCTGATTAGCCCCATCGCCCTATCAAAGTTGCCGGAGGTTTCAGCCTCAATAAGGTAATAAGGTCCTGGTTGGGGTGGTACTCATTTGGTTACTAAGGTAATAAGGTAAG
The sequence above is drawn from the Bacteroides sp. genome and encodes:
- a CDS encoding DNA translocase FtsK 4TM domain-containing protein, which produces MENKPRKLKKNAYRAKKEKRSDLEGNELSMQSFGEFLRNKRLRKTVGLFFILLSFFLLLSFISYLFSWKADDDLLNGRVFNWELLKDTTILADNMMGRLGAITAHLFIKKWFGLSSFLFVLILFVAGFRWLFEHSLLPGWKTLRYSTFFILWTSLFFGAIIHSGPWLILGGTFGYQANVWLNGIIGGFGTALFLLFSLGTFLILAFDPNFVAVGQFIHKLFARKEEEPELEISTGTDDDSSAQEDPFAKEEEPDDFPIEIDFGEKEPMVPVGVDEARPAAADHGPALEIVEGDGKITGHNYQAIDDPNQFGEDNDMPDLSHLGLYDPTLDLPKYKIPDLSLLDDHGSSSIHVNKQELEANKNKIIETLNNYSIQIERIKATVGPTVTLYEIIPAPGVRISRIRNLEDDIALSLSALGIRIIAPIPGRGTIGIEVPNSNPEIVSMRSILASEKFQNSTYELPIGLGKTIANETFIADLTKMPHLLMAGATGQGKSVGLNAILASILFKKHPAYVKFVLVDPKKVELTLFSKIERHYLAKLPDAEDAIVNDTRQVIRTLNSLTIEMDNRYDLLKDAQVRNIKEYNAKFVERRLNPNHGHRFLPYIVLFIDEFADLIMTAGKEIELPIARLAQLSRAVGLHLIIATQRPSVNIITGTIKANFPARIAFRVASKIDSRTILDTGG
- a CDS encoding arginine decarboxylase is translated as MKNKYIDLIEQTFEFPQEEFKVIDNELYFHDIALMDIIKQYGTPLKISYLPKVSQQIQKAKRMFNVAMARVDYKGEYNYCYCTKSSHFSFVLEEALKNDIHLETSSAFDIYIVEELYNLGLIDRNKFIVCNGFKRQLYTQKISELINNGFENTIPVIDNKNEIKAYSELIEKDKRVQLGIRIASEEEPMFEFYTSRLGIRYNDIVPYYRANIEKDPRFTLKMLHFFINTGIKDNAYYWNELSKCVNVYCDLKKICPELDSLNIGGGFPIKNSLAFEYDYEYMTEEIVAQIKNICNQNGVQEPNIFTEFGAFTVGESGATLYSILDQKQQNDREHWNMIDSSFMTTLPDIWAAKQRFILLAVNNWDSEYQRVNLGGLTCDSQDYYNAELHSNAIFLPKIREDVVQYIGMFHTGAYQESLGGFGGIQHCLIPAPKLVIIDRDEEGEYNTKLFAKEQSYKSMLKTLGF
- a CDS encoding DUF6090 family protein translates to MIRFFRKTRIKLLTENKLTKYIIYAFGEVLIVIIGILIAIQINSWNNDRIQAKKETAYIEEIRKSLISDLESIAFIKDFNEKKDSCINRSLELLGTKMSNEERALEFMTLMIESTGRYEIFRQNSVAFNGMISAETIELISNDSLRMALSEYYGMEAEYESDTQSGVREFTRKFVEVAGPSVMSNELASQLYGSNLDFEFSGMQNNEFHKDPEVFFRLLLMKLNMQDQNETLEKTKLKIEQVLELISKKSEKAKMLLK
- a CDS encoding YdeI/OmpD-associated family protein, translated to MKEIATKYFINRKEWRKWLETNFETEEDIWLEYPLKKTGKKRILYNDAVEEALCFGWIDSTVKSLNEETSIQRFCRRRRKSTFSQPNIERLRWLYENNLIYHSIKDEVFKIIQQEFVFPKDIIRNLKSNKIVWENYRTFSEPYKRIRIAYIDSARKRPEEFEKRLNNFIEKTKENVLIKGFGGIEKYY